In a genomic window of Xylophilus rhododendri:
- a CDS encoding Ig-like domain-containing protein — translation MFRSNSIYTVPPGVTQLAVDVAGGGGGGGGSDRMPGGYGAAAPRIAAVLYVTPGEVLSIGVGGGGGAGGNTKCGGGGLGGTGWRSGGDGGRSGCTLSATSGASGGGGGGGGSSAILRGGVPLILGAGGGGGGGGSWSFSGLAADWGAPVALYAGISAFGTPGGALPGTQDGGGGGGGGAGCTAGPGGDAHTDGSAPTRAAGPGTSCYAAGAVVPGSVSSGTVPGSFGVSGNVGASSAGGPGYVAVQPIQPPAQPSAAHSSLAVTLDRQPADGNTADTLQATIHDDQDQPMSGVRVDFAGTPGVRFDAGAAGAPGACISGANGQCTVRATATAAAGHATQAGIGGAVIGTLHYSFVAGPANAGHSGLRILTDNAVADGVQADQLEFLVRDAFDNPANGVLVTIASPGADVSFQGSAAGSSGSCTTQANGICTISATSAGAAGGSKSSAVTVAGAALSGSFSAGGSSYGPSPAVFRFAPWVPRLQIVKQVYSARSIGAQTFVFTLGGLQSNSDSITVNGAGSASGAPLLGRVGGGPITITELGSAAWPEPPVSASCVDLASSKPGETFGSLSGSQLVIPIERSPAGADLRCTFVNARGEQISGRVFSDIGTGGGTANDGIPNGGEAGLPGMAVTLNDCGTTVYASTASDGIGNYHLPVPPRLAAGVRVCVDLSRPTAGRVGTAGSIGASPLPAGSAVPMFGTAYLYSREAAADRIGFQWMGSGTAGLNFGSVPASTFVQSASKTGRPGAAVQFAHLFTAGTSGSVSFSVAGSTATPPLDGWIETILADPGCSGLAQPGAAVLYPPSVPQTLAAGQTLCVLLRESIPAQAAPGSRDQARVHADFRLTATTPPLTTSHEVEDVTTVASEGVELQKEVRNVTQGSGFGLKNQARPGEVLEYRITYGNHTPVPVKHLVVSDSTPAYTGFVNAVADSTPAALGHCQKVTPGEAGPVDCSQNQPAGGKGSITWTFDGPLEPGASGTVLFRVQLE, via the coding sequence GTGTTCCGGTCCAACAGCATCTACACCGTTCCTCCGGGCGTGACCCAGCTGGCCGTCGACGTGGCGGGCGGCGGCGGGGGCGGTGGCGGCTCCGACCGGATGCCGGGCGGCTATGGCGCAGCGGCGCCCCGGATCGCAGCCGTCCTGTACGTGACGCCCGGCGAGGTGCTCAGCATCGGCGTCGGCGGCGGCGGCGGCGCGGGCGGCAACACCAAATGCGGCGGCGGCGGCCTGGGCGGAACAGGCTGGCGCTCGGGCGGCGATGGCGGCCGCTCGGGCTGCACGCTCAGCGCCACGTCGGGTGCTTCCGGCGGAGGCGGCGGAGGCGGCGGCTCCTCGGCCATCCTGCGCGGCGGCGTGCCGCTGATCCTCGGCGCTGGCGGCGGGGGTGGTGGTGGCGGCAGCTGGTCGTTCTCCGGCCTGGCCGCGGATTGGGGCGCGCCGGTCGCGCTCTACGCCGGCATCTCGGCCTTCGGCACACCGGGCGGCGCCCTGCCCGGCACCCAGGACGGCGGCGGCGGCGGCGGCGGCGGCGCGGGCTGCACGGCCGGCCCGGGCGGCGATGCCCATACCGACGGCTCAGCGCCCACACGCGCGGCAGGACCCGGCACATCCTGCTACGCCGCCGGCGCGGTCGTGCCAGGCTCCGTGTCCTCAGGCACCGTGCCGGGCAGCTTCGGGGTCAGCGGCAACGTGGGGGCCTCCAGCGCAGGCGGGCCGGGCTACGTGGCGGTCCAGCCGATACAGCCGCCGGCGCAGCCCAGTGCCGCGCATTCCAGTCTCGCCGTCACGCTCGACCGCCAGCCGGCCGATGGCAACACCGCCGACACGCTCCAGGCCACCATCCACGACGATCAGGACCAGCCGATGTCCGGCGTGAGAGTGGATTTCGCCGGCACGCCGGGCGTGCGCTTCGACGCAGGCGCAGCAGGTGCGCCGGGCGCCTGCATCAGTGGCGCCAACGGCCAGTGCACGGTGCGCGCCACCGCGACCGCGGCGGCCGGCCATGCCACCCAGGCCGGCATCGGCGGCGCCGTCATCGGAACGCTCCACTACAGCTTCGTCGCCGGTCCGGCCAACGCCGGGCATTCGGGCCTGCGCATCCTCACCGACAACGCCGTGGCCGACGGCGTGCAGGCCGACCAACTGGAGTTCCTGGTGCGCGACGCCTTCGACAACCCGGCGAACGGCGTCCTCGTCACCATCGCCTCACCCGGCGCGGACGTGAGCTTCCAAGGCAGCGCCGCCGGCTCCTCCGGTAGCTGCACGACACAGGCGAACGGCATCTGCACGATCTCCGCCACGAGCGCCGGCGCGGCCGGCGGCAGCAAGAGCAGCGCGGTCACCGTGGCGGGCGCGGCGCTGTCCGGCAGCTTCAGCGCGGGTGGCTCCAGCTACGGACCGAGCCCGGCCGTCTTCCGCTTCGCGCCCTGGGTGCCGCGCCTGCAGATCGTCAAGCAGGTCTACAGCGCACGCTCCATCGGCGCGCAGACTTTCGTCTTCACCCTCGGCGGGCTGCAGTCGAACTCCGACAGCATCACCGTCAACGGCGCGGGCAGCGCCAGCGGGGCGCCCCTGCTCGGCCGGGTGGGCGGCGGGCCGATCACCATCACCGAGCTGGGTTCCGCAGCATGGCCCGAGCCACCGGTCAGCGCCAGCTGCGTCGATCTGGCCAGCAGCAAGCCCGGCGAGACCTTCGGCAGTCTCTCAGGCAGCCAGCTCGTGATCCCCATCGAGCGCAGCCCTGCCGGCGCCGATCTGCGCTGCACGTTCGTCAATGCCCGCGGCGAGCAGATATCGGGACGGGTCTTCTCCGACATCGGCACCGGCGGCGGCACCGCCAACGACGGCATCCCCAACGGCGGCGAAGCGGGCCTGCCGGGCATGGCGGTCACCCTGAATGACTGCGGCACCACCGTCTACGCCAGCACCGCCAGCGACGGCATCGGCAACTACCACCTGCCGGTCCCTCCACGACTGGCAGCCGGCGTCCGGGTGTGCGTGGACCTGTCGCGTCCCACGGCGGGCCGCGTCGGCACGGCGGGTTCCATCGGCGCAAGCCCCTTGCCCGCCGGCAGTGCGGTGCCGATGTTCGGCACCGCCTACCTCTACAGCCGCGAGGCGGCGGCCGACCGCATCGGCTTCCAGTGGATGGGCAGCGGCACCGCCGGACTGAACTTCGGCAGCGTGCCGGCCAGCACCTTCGTGCAATCCGCCAGCAAGACCGGCCGGCCGGGCGCGGCCGTGCAGTTCGCGCACCTCTTCACCGCCGGTACCTCCGGCAGCGTGAGTTTCTCGGTGGCCGGCTCCACCGCCACGCCACCGCTGGACGGATGGATCGAAACCATCCTGGCCGATCCGGGCTGCAGCGGCCTCGCGCAGCCCGGCGCGGCGGTGCTCTACCCACCCTCGGTACCGCAGACGCTGGCGGCCGGGCAGACCCTGTGTGTGCTGCTGCGCGAGTCGATACCGGCACAGGCCGCTCCGGGCAGCCGGGACCAGGCCCGCGTCCACGCCGACTTCCGCCTCACCGCCACCACGCCGCCGCTGACCACCAGCCATGAAGTGGAGGATGTGACCACCGTGGCGTCCGAAGGTGTGGAGCTGCAGAAGGAAGTGCGCAACGTGACCCAGGGCTCAGGCTTCGGTCTGAAGAACCAAGCCCGGCCCGGCGAAGTCCTGGAATACCGCATCACCTACGGCAACCACACGCCGGTGCCGGTCAAGCACCTGGTGGTCAGCGACAGCACGCCCGCCTACACCGGCTTCGTGAATGCGGTGGCCGACAGCACGCCCGCTGCCCTGGGGCATTGCCAGAAAGTGACGCCAGGCGAGGCCGGCCCGGTCGACTGCTCGCAGAACCAGCCCGCCGGCGGCAAGGGCTCCATCACCTGGACCTTCGACGGGCCGCTGGAACCCGGCGCCAGCGGCACCGTGCTGTTCCGCGTCCAGCTGGAGTGA